Part of the Temnothorax longispinosus isolate EJ_2023e chromosome 5, Tlon_JGU_v1, whole genome shotgun sequence genome is shown below.
cgatttgaataaaatttcggAGTCACCTACAGATCTTCACTTTTTGAGCGATCTGAATCTAGATTCCGTGGCTTCTTCCTAGCAACGCGCGTCGGACAAAATAGCGCATCAATAACAACAGCTCAGTTATCTCCGGACAGGCCATTGACGAGCAACACATTCCATCCTCTCTTCCCAAAATCATATTCGGCACCACGATACGACCGATTTTTATCGGTTATTAAATCTTCTTAGTGATTATTTAAGCGCACCAGCTTAAATGTGCCGTCTCCAAGTATAAGCGCTCACCGAGTCCGAGTTATCTTAGCGTCGTCGCACATTTCGGGAAGTCGCAAAGGAGCCATCGCAAATATTTAGAAATCGTCCGGATCATCACGGATTGTGCCAGATGATAAGTGGATCGCTGAAATTAACGTCGACAACGATCTTCTTGCCTTCGATCTCTCCGAGCTCCTCGCATCCGGCCTCTAAATATCTGACGAGAGCTGCTCATGAGACGACACATAACGGCATTGCCATTTCGGAATATTTTCGAAGGATAGAAGAGGCGAGAAAAGGTGAAATATGACGAAGCCAAAAATGTCAGCCTTGGTGGCCTCCGCCATTCGCAATCTGCGGGAAATTCGTGGTTCCACGTCGAAAGAAATCATGAGTTATATTAAATCCCAATATACGGGGTCGGACGCCAACATACAAAAGCAGGTACTTAATAATTACCAGtctatcaaaaatattttatcaatattattcattttttgcaCGAAAAGCATGTTTTTacggatattattttatgatacttctcctaacaatattaatttcctatTCTCATCAAAAagaagtaattattatataacaattattgttaatacgctaatgtttaaaatttgatagttttttcttaaatttcgaaagatatcttaaaattttctgattttattatattatttgaaaaatttttactggAAATTGTAGATTAATAAACGCAGTAAAAAAGAGCGtttattaatcataaaaaGTTCGTTAGTCATAATAAAAGGGGTGCTCTTTTCGCAGATATATGCTGCCTTGAAACGCGGCTTGGACTACGGTATCCTGAAGAGGGACCGTGGTTATTACAGCCTGAATACGGATCCTGACATGATGTACAAAGCGCATACCGTAGCGCCCTTGGAGCAAGGCAGGAGGAGACGAAGGAGGCGACGACGTGGACGCGGAGTATCGCGAAGGCGAAGACGAAGTCGCCGAGGCCGCAGGAGGGGCAGAGGCAGGGGCAGGGGCACGACCAGGGCTAGGGGCAGAGGCAGAGGCAGAGGCAGAGGCCGAGGCAGAGGCagaggaaggaggaggaggaggagaagcaGAAGCACAAGAAGCGGAGGGAGAGGAAGTCCACCGCTTCCTAGGACGAGGTCTCTTGCAGCCAGGTGCAACAAATGCTCGTCCAGAAAACGCACAGAGGACACCTTGGGAAATTCCCCGGTGGAGAACCTCCGAAAGGACATGACTTATTTATACAAGAACAATACCAACAACCAGACGCCGTCCAGACACCAGAGCCGTAGTCGAGATCGAAGTCAGACGCGCAGCCGATCGAGTAGCAGTGACAAGGAGATGATTGACGACCGAAATCGCGATCAGCCGTAAACACCTACCCACGAAAAGATACTGCGGATCTTAATCCTTCGCAGTCGTATATCGTCCATGTAAAATTGAGATcaacattttatacaaaattgaacatttttattggaTACATCAAGAAATgtattattgtacattatttcgtaaaattcGATTTGGTTTGGAAGAGAAAGCAAATTTTATAACCTTTTAATCGAGACTGCAAAGGATTAATAATTGTTCGACACGGTAGTTATCGATCAGTGACGCGGGGATAACTCTCATGAATctagatcttttttttatttttgcgataAATTACAGTGGTCCGAAATGTACGTCGACAGCGAGCCTTGTTTTGTAGTCTTCgactttttacaaattttatatgtttccTTTACACTGACTAATTATACACTGTTGTACCATCAATTACTTTTGTTCTTATTTCAATTAACCTTCTTATTATTTCCCTCTTATTAGCTATTCTTGAATTTGAATGATATCGAGAGACGCCGATTAATGTTTCCCGCCGTGTTCTTCGAAAAGCGAAATCACGAAATTCATGGGTGCATTGGCACGACTTTCAGGTGCGAACGTGGCTAGAGGTCCTGATGGCGGTAGTTCAAATAAAGCCGACTGCTATAACTCTTGTCGCGACGGGGTCAAGGCACGTTAGAAAGGATCGAGAAGTGATTAGTGGTATTTACCGGTCTCGAgtgagaaagcgagagagacacggagcgagagagaaagacatcTGCCGATTCCCGTTTAAATGTCCTGCGggtccgccgcgccggtcacAATGCCGTGATCTAACTGCTCCCTATTCTTCGACAGGACTCTTCCCCGGAGGTCGACGCGGCGCTAATACCGAGGATCTATCAAGCGATACTAATGCGATTCTAACGGTGACTCTTTCTAACACCTAAGATCCTATAGTCGGAGAACCGTTCGCCGTTTTTCCGTTTAAAAAGCGAAATTCTCTTTAATGCTCCATCCAaggttttaattttgatacaaaaaagcatattaaatctaaaaatgcTAGTTGATTTGTCTCCGTTGTCTTCCTAATGCGATATCAGCTTCCGACGAGACTTGCACGCAATGATGTCATACGAACGTACAGAGTAACTCCGAataaaatttcgtttattattaattaatggaaTAATGAAGCATTACAATTACAATGCATCTCCTCGATTAATAAATTCACGAAATTGCGCAAACGACAAGAATGCATTATTTTATGAGATAATGTCGcgcgaaaaaaataagagtattaataaattcatagTAGCTTTTTCTGGTAATCTTCTTACTTGGTCAAAAAATAACGAGACTGCACGGGAAGTTACTCGCAGTCGTTGGCAGGCGTGTCCCGAACAGCGTTTCACGCCGCTCGTCGCTGCGTGGTTCCACCTAAATGACGTGCCGGACAGGACGGACAGGAAGAGGTCCAGAGAGAAAACCTCGGCGATACCATCTTCTCTTTGCGCGCTATTGCTCGTGAAACTCCGGATGCCGAGGTGTCAGTGGGTTCTCACATGCACCGACTTGGCCGAGATAGCGTCATCCCGGCATTACGCGGTGATATCATTAAGGTAGATTTATGCTACCACCGGCGGCAGCGTTGACTCTCCGGGGCTAGATTAGGAGTTAGCCCATAGAGGCTACGCCCGCGGACATTTCTTGACTTAACTTATATCGTAACTTACATCGGTGTGTGCAAGAAGTGTGTCCGAACGTACACGCAACGTGGTGCTCGCCGAGCACTTAACGCTCTATTAgcaaaacgaaaaaatataaagtcgATTACCGCAAGTGATTTTATCCCGGAAatcggaaataattttttttttaacataaacgtAATCTTTCTtgctttatattttgttaacttATTCTTACGTTTGAAAGCAAaagctaataatttttactaattaatatgtaatatttacgactttacatgtaaaatttattttaacacatttgtttctttaacaaatttgtaagatttaaaaaatgattctaATTAATCCtcctattaataaaatattattgaaggAATTATTGAAACTCTGCTGAAAACATGCAGAAATGCATTTTTGCACACTTATTATCAgttgaattttttcaagtcTTCCGGATTTAGAAAAGCGTAGAAtcaagattaaattttttaatttaaaatatcaaatatgaaatatcaatcattataattacacgatttaatattattgactttattaatttgatattctCAGTTTTTGGACGAGCTCTGtcatttacaaaaaagattatagTGTTTTATGTTTGCTCGCATTTACGGAagcaagaaaaaagaaaaatctgaGAAGATACAATAAGAAACTGAGAGGAATGAATCATTGCTCAGGATTATTGCTCCAGTTCATGTTACCGCTCGAGGAATTTAATTGCGCCGCCATCTTCGCAGCTAATATATCCGGACCACACGAGAGAGATTTTAATTCGTGCGATCCGCATCGTTGATAACTACCGGGTACTCGAATTAGGCTACATCGACGATATGGAAACAGCAGGTGGCGATCTTGGCATCCGATTATAATCCGAAGTGTTATTAACGATCGATCGCAATACGGCTCCTGTGCTTAACTAGCGGGCAAGTATGCCGCATCATCTACCAGCACTCTCCTAATCGACTGTCTTACATTGTGCGAGACGGCACTGACATTATGTGATGGATGTATACGCCACCTAATCATACAATTTCAACTTCGATATCCCGTTTCATTTCCATAACTTAAGAAacttgacaatttttttaaattctctctttaaaaattattccgaTGTTAAAATCGATTCAACTTTCAATGCTACAGATATGAAATGATATGTGTTAATCGTGCCTTCATTATtgcgaagaaatatataaataaattccatATAGAATTCtaacatatttaaatcattaagtTCACCAAGACTTAAACTTTATGTTGGCTTTCTCGCTTGAGATATTACCTTCGAGTAgcacgataaaaaaaagaccgGAAATACTAgatctattacaattgtaATAAGAATGGCAGTGGCGGACGATCAACTACAAAACGTAAACGTGAATTATATACTATCACCGCTCCTCTCTGATGCGGAAGAATCAGCGCGTGTTCTGTCGGATTTCTTTTCGCCTCGCCTCGTCCGATCGGCGTTCATTACCGCGGCCGCTTTAGAGCAGCGCTGTATAGTCGCTTAACTGTTTTGTCCCAGCTGATGGATAGCGCGTTCGCACATTATTACTGGACACTCGGCCAGTTTTATAAGTCTAGATTGGTACATGGCTCTTTTATACCCCCGGTCAGCTTGTCCAGACCCGAGCAACGGTGGTGTTAATAGTGTGTTTACGATAATGATCTCGGTGGTACGATAGTCGCACGAGGAAAATATCGGGTGCGTAAGTTCAACGTAATTTACGAGCGCCTCTTACCACTCGGGCGGCCCCGCGAATCCGGCCGGAAGTCGTAGGTGCGGCGAGCAAACCGGTCTGCTTTTCGATCCAGATGAAAATCCGAGAGCGAGAGAACCGTCGAGGACGACGCGATCGCGAAAATGAAACGTGAATAGCTCTGGTTCCAGTTCGGCACGTCGTCGGTCGGGTTATAGTCGTCGTTAGCGCGAGAGCGAGTTTATTGCCCGCTTTTACGTCGTATAATTATCCATTGTGAAATTCATTCCTCGTCCATCATGTCACACCTCTGTTGGAAAAAGTCATAACCGGCAAAGCCGCAGGTTTTGAATTCGTGGTGTCGTGAATGTTTCCGATGATTGATATTTCGACTGGAAACGCGGATCTGGAAATAATGTTATTGCTGCGGGCTAGAAAGCGGTAGTATTACTTTTCCATTGAGTCATTTGcgtaatttaaa
Proteins encoded:
- the LOC139813250 gene encoding uncharacterized protein, which produces MTKPKMSALVASAIRNLREIRGSTSKEIMSYIKSQYTGSDANIQKQIYAALKRGLDYGILKRDRGYYSLNTDPDMMYKAHTVAPLEQGRRRRRRRRRGRGVSRRRRRSRRGRRRGRGRGRGTTRARGRGRGRGRGRGRGRGRRRRRRSRSTRSGGRGSPPLPRTRSLAARCNKCSSRKRTEDTLGNSPVENLRKDMTYLYKNNTNNQTPSRHQSRSRDRSQTRSRSSSSDKEMIDDRNRDQP